In Eubalaena glacialis isolate mEubGla1 chromosome 3, mEubGla1.1.hap2.+ XY, whole genome shotgun sequence, the following are encoded in one genomic region:
- the MYCL gene encoding protein L-Myc, with product MCMCAGCRAAPSRRGAGPLQAVGGGSEGADMDFDSYQHYFYDYDCGEDFYRSTAPSEDIWKKFELVPSPPTSPPWGSGPGAGDPAPGIGPPEPWPGGGAGDEAESRGHSKACGRNYASIIRRDCMWSGFSARERLERAVSDRLAAGAPRGNPPKAPAALDCAPSLEAGNPAPAAPCPLGEPKTQACSGSESPSDSEGEEIDVVTVEKRQSLGVRKPVTITVRADPLDPCMKHFHISIHQQQHNYAARFPPESCSQGEAPGRGPQEEGLERDVPEEKEDEADEEIVSPPPVEREPPQSCHPKPVSSDTEDVTKRKNHNFLERKRRNDLRSRFLALRDQVPTLASCSKAPKVVILSKALEYLQALVGAEKRMATEKRQLRCRQQQLQKRIAYLSGY from the exons ATGTGCATGTGTGCGGGCTGCCGGGCTGCCCCGAGCCGGCGGGGAGCCGGTCCGCTCCAGGCGGTCGGCGGCGGGAGCGAG GGAGCGGACATGGACTTCGACTCGTACCAGCACTATTTCTACGACTATGACTGCGGGGAGGATTTCTACCGCTCCACGGCGCCCAGCGAGGACATCTGGAAGAAATTCGAGCTGGTGCCGTCGCCCCCCACGTCGCCGCCCTGGGGCTCCGGTCCCGGCGCCGGGGACCCGGCCCCCGGAATTGGCCCTCCAGAGCCGTGGCCCGGAGGGGGCGCCGGGGACGAGGCAGAATCCCGGGGTCACTCGAAAGCTTGCGGCAGGAACTACGCCTCCATCATCCGCCGTGACTGCATGTGGAGCGGCTTCTCGGCCCGGGAACGGCTGGAGAGAGCGGTGAGCGACCGGCTCGCTGCTGGCGCGCCCCGGGGGAACCCGCCCAAGGCGCCCGCCGCCCTGGACTGCGCTCCCAGCCTCGAAGCCGGCAACCCGGCGCCCGCTGCCCCCTGTCCGCTGGGCGAGCCCAAGACCCAGGCCTGCTCGGGGTCCGAGAGCCCAAGCGACTCGG AGGGTGAAGAAATCGACGTTGTGACCgtggagaagagacagtcccTGGGTGTCCGGAAGCCGGTCACCATCACGGTGCGAGCAGACCCTTTGGACCCCTGCATGAAACACTTCCACATCTCCATCCATCAACAACAGCACAACTATGCCGCCCGTTTTCCTCCAGAAAGCTGCTCCCAAGGAGAGGCTCCAGGGCGAGGGCCCCAAGAAGAGGGTCTGGAGAGAGATGTaccagaggaaaaggaagatgagGCAGATGAAGAAATTGTGAGCCCCCCGCCTGTAGAAAGAGAGCCTCCCCAGTCCTGCCACCCCAAACCTGTCAGTTCTGACACTGAGGACGTGACCAAGAGGAAGAACCACAACTTCCTGGAGCGCAAAAGACGGAATGACCTCCGTTCCAGGTTCTTGGCCCTGAGGGACCAGGTGCCCACCCTGGCCAGCTGCTCCAAGGCCCCCAAAGTAGTGATCCTGAGCAAGGCCTTGGAATACTTGCAAGCCCTAGTGGGGGCTGAGAAGAGGATGGCTACAGAGAAAAGGCAGCTCCGGTGTCGGCAGCAGCAACTGCAGAAAAGAATTGCGTACCTCAGTGGCTACTAA